Proteins encoded within one genomic window of Triticum aestivum cultivar Chinese Spring chromosome 2D, IWGSC CS RefSeq v2.1, whole genome shotgun sequence:
- the LOC123050649 gene encoding isocitrate dehydrogenase [NAD] catalytic subunit 5, mitochondrial-like, translating into MAMRRLLQGVVLPRTTGRCVGASSFSTSTEAIRATLFPGDGIGPEIAESVKQVINVAGVPIEWEEHYVGTEVDPRTQSFLTWESLESVRRNKVGLKGPMATPIGKGHRSLNLTLRKELGLYANVRPCNSLPGYKTRYDDVNLVTIRENTEGEYSGLEHQVVKGVVESLKIITRQASLRVAEYAFHYAKANGRERVSAIHKANIMRKTDGLFLQCCREVAAKYPEIKYEEVVIDNCCMELVKDPGTYDVLVMPNLYGDIISDLSAGLIGGLGLTPSCNIGEGGICLAEAVHGSAPDISGKNLANPTALMLSAVMMLRHLRFNDQADRIHNAILRTIADGKYRTADLGGKSSTSDYTKAVCGHI; encoded by the coding sequence atgGCAATGCGGAGGCTGCTTCAGGGGGTCGTTCTGCCGCGGACGACGGGCCGGTGTGTTGGGGCGTCCTCCTTCTCCACGTCCACGGAGGCCATCCGCGCAACCCTCTTCCCCGGCGATGGCATCGGGCCGGAGATCGCCGAGTCGGTGAAGCAGGTGATCAATGTTGCAGGCGTGCCAATAGAGTGGGAAGAGCATTACGTCGGCACGGAGGTTGATCCCAGGACACAGAGCTTCTTGACATGGGAAAGCCTGGAGTCCGTGCGGAGGAACAAAGTTGGCTTGAAAGGCCCCATGGCCACACCCATCGGAAAAGGCCACCGCTCTCTGAATCTCACGCTGAGGAAGGAGCTCGGGCTCTACGCCAATGTCAGGCCTTGCAACAGCCTCCCGGGGTACAAGACCAGATACGATGATGTGAACCTGGTGACAATCCGCGAAAACACTGAAGGGGAGTACAGCGGCCTCGAGCATCAGGTCGTGAAGGGCGTCGTTGAAAGCCTGAAGATCATCACCCGCCAGGCGAGCCTGAGGGTCGCGGAGTACGCCTTCCACTACGCCAAGGCCAATGGCAGGGAGAGGGTCTCGGCGATACACAAGGCCAACATCATGAGGAAGACAGACGGGCTTTTCCTACAGTGCTGCCGCGAGGTGGCCGCCAAGTACCCTGAGATCAAGTACGAGGAGGTCGTCATCGACAACTGCTGCATGGAGCTCGTCAAGGACCCTGGCACGTATGATGTGCTGGTCATGCCGAACCTGTACGGCGACATTATCAGCGATCTGTCCGCTGGTTTGATTGGAGGCTTGGGCTTGACTCCCAGCTGCAACATTGGTGAAGGCGGCATTTGTCTCGCGGAGGCCGTTCATGGCTCTGCGCCTGATATCTCCGGCAAGAACCTTGCAAACCCGACTGCTCTTATGCTGAGTGCTGTCATGATGTTGCGCCACCTCCGTTTCAACGACCAGGCAGACCGCATCCACAATGCCATCCTCCGCACCATCGCCGACGGCAAGTACAGAACCGCTGATCTTGGTGGCAAGTCATCGACGTCAGACTACACAAAAGCAGTTTGCGGTCATATCTGA